A single Anopheles arabiensis isolate DONGOLA chromosome 2, AaraD3, whole genome shotgun sequence DNA region contains:
- the LOC120908740 gene encoding tyrosine-protein phosphatase 69D isoform X1 has protein sequence MWKKQAPLCWLVSVYVVCQLVAAKDSQVREEYFIAGSNGTLSCATSENQNIVWQKNGANISNSRISFLIVDSSEAVRKLSYLDPADEADEANAPKLYYTLTIHNFTKSDEGNYTCYNLENGLNVSYTVRTVILPKITQTSNEKIRTKTTSTQQLYCVIEAFPLSHTIYWVKEDASGESSLRALANNSEQRVIDERHVNATLTLRDLTKGHNGTYSCVVLPSAQMQAANYEVKKSMALLILDVPQVTIDYAKAVGANKIYLNWTVNDGNDRIKNYIVRYLKTGDQTFTYYREKIGGNNSFYVLDGFEPGTDYKISLGASNGQGDSKHHEYSETIRTLDTDPSFTPEVEVKGSSHSTITIGWAPPPANLTDYIQYYELVVSHAGVNDSVMKKEAFHPQNSRNLPYMFDNLATATTYNFRVRACSELTKICGNWSDPVNGTTSDGQASAPRSLQITCSHHNISRRNFVRVRWEVPEFPNGKIMSYQAILSGVANYRSEFGMMKSDIWGPKIKNINPDSYSTAYATEYDNVPPNTNYTVNVTAHTRTKRPGVVASATCTMPATTPDNLGRISWGKLRTDQDDWIFKLFLPRLSERNGPICCYKVYLTRIHIHHNGSLPAPENALITSYADVHSMNNTHGGTYLAEVFAGMSSQTEVFLGDGKNSPAVGLCPQCLQMRHRVQVEAERAPATTELPAARDDLPAADDVTAAPGARTGNEAVALEDERKASSNHEKRDTGKYYESLTRLETVFDGALDPTSNYTGFLEVVVKTDSGNDGRDYLSTFSEYFQEMNAGAPMEGDVDGNDLSYILNIVIQVLLALIAVVVIVLMVLCFLHKHVSNNIAQEGEAISLGDSLRRALCNGGRGVNVHHRHLLGSSSAKPPVLPPISKDDLPKAYNDKHKDSDYGFQHEFELLPDKFADRTTKNSDMKENMPKNRYPDIKAYDQTRVKLTPLNGLAGSDYINANFVIGYKERKKFICAQGPMDATINDFWRMIWEQHLEIIVMLTNLEEYNKTKCAKYWPESTNDSIQYGELLITFQSLTYYADYIIRTLKVTKRSASSGEETSREISQYHYLAWKDFMAPEHPQGITKFINRINSEYSLQRGPILVHCSAGVGRTGTFVALDTLMQQLQEEGQVFIFNTICDMRYQRNFLVQSLKQYIFLYRALAELAYFGDTEIDQKSLASTIEALKQPSSENVEISRLELQFQRLKAFQEDTRKTTTMGSSEENKAKNRSESCIPYDKNRVILAPIPGRDNCTYINASFIDGYDDENNFVITQDPMEDTIFDFWRMIFEQRIKTIVMFSEIGDGPNKCPRYWADEEMKYENLLVSYIQSESGPYYTKREFTVTNCKTNDTIHVTQFQYNGWPTVEGEVPEVTRGMIEIVNQAQKHSSQQQDIFTIAVHCSLGTDKSSLFVAMCILVMQLKTEKRVDICTVVRKLRAQRSLMIQTYAQYEFLHRAIVNFADLYKISLGIVNDC, from the exons ATGTGGAAAAAGCAAGCCCCCTTGTGCTGGCTCGTAAGTGTTTACGTCGTGTGTCAGCTGGTTGCAGCGAAGGATAGTCAAG TGCGAGAGGAATACTTCATTGCCGGCAGTAACGGAACGCTGTCCTGTGCCACGTCCGAGAATCAGAACATAGTGTGGCAAAAGAATGGCGCAAACATTTCCAACTCACG TATATCGTTCCTTATCGTGGACAGCAGTGAGGCGGTCCGGAAGCTGTCCTACCTCGATCCGGCGGACGAGGCGGACGAAGCAAACGCTCCGAAGCTGTACTACACCCTGACCATACACAATTTTACCAAATCCGACGAAGGTAACTACACCTGCTACAACCTGGAAAATGGTCTCAACGTGTCGTACACCGTGCGCACCGTAATTCTACCAAAGATCACCCAAACTAGCAACGAAAAGATTAGAACTAAGACGACCAGCACCCAGCAGCTGTACTGCGTGATCGAGGCGTTTCCGCTGTCGCACACGATCTACTGGGTGAAGGAGGATGCATCGGGCGAAAGCAGCCTGCGGGCGCTGGCCAACAACTCGGAACAGCGGGTGATCGACGAGCGGCACGTGAACGCCACCCTGACCCTGCGCGATCTCACCAAGGGCCACAACGGCACGTACTCGTGCGTGGTCCTGCCCTCGGCGCAGATGCAGGCGGCCAACTACGAGGTGAAGAAATCGATGGCGCTGCTGATACTGGACGTGCCGCAGGTAACGATCGATTACGCGAAAGCCGTCGGAGCGAACAAAATCTATCTCAACTGGACGGTCAACGATGGCAACGATCGGATCAAGAACTACATCGTGCGCTACCTGAAAACGGGCGACCAAACGTTCACGTACTATCGCGAGAAGATAGGAGGAAACAATTCGTTCTACGTGCTGGACGGGTTCGAGCCCGGCACGGACTACAAGATCAGCTTGGGCGCATCGAACGGGCAGGGCGACAGCAAGCACCACGAGTACAGCGAAACGATACGCACGCTCGACACGGACCCGAGCTTCACGCCGGAGGTCGAGGTGAAGGGCAGCTCGCACAGCACGATCACGATCGGCTGGGCACCGCCGCCGGCGAACCTCACCGACTACATCCAGTACTACGAGCTGGTCGTATCGCACGCCGGTGTGAACGACTCCGTCATGAAGAAGGAAGCGTTCCATCCGCAGAACAGCCGCAACCTGCCGTACATGTTCGATAACTTAGCGACCGCCACGACGTACAACTTTCGCGTGCGTGCCTGCAGCGAGCTGACGAAAATCTGCGGCAACTGGTCGGACCCGGTGAACGGGACGACGAGCGATGGGCAGGCGTCGGCGCCGCGCAGTCTGCAAATTACCTGCTCGCACCACAACATCTCGCGACGCAACTTTGTTCGCGTGCGCTGGGAGGTGCCCGAGTTTCCGAATGGGAAAATCATGTCGTATCAGGCCATTTTGAGCGGCGTGGCCAACTATCGGTCCGAGTTTGGCATGATGAAGAGCGACATTTGGGGACCGAAGATCAAAAACATCAACCCGGACTCGTACTCCACCGCGTACGCGACCGAGTACGACAATGTGCCGccgaacacgaactacaccgTGAACGTTACGGCGCACACGCGCACGAAGCGGCCCGGCGTGGTTGCGTCGGCCACCTGCACCATGCCGGCCACCACGCCCGACAATCTGGGCCGCATTAGCTGGGGCAAGCTGCGGACGGATCAGGACGACTGGATCTTTAAACTGTTTCTGCCCCGGCTGTCCGAGCGGAATGGACCGATCTGCTGCTACAAGGTGTACCTGACGCGCATCCACATACACCATAATGGGTCGCTGCCGGCGCCCGAGAACGCGCTCATCACGAGCTACGCGGACGTGCATTCGATGAATAACACGCACGGTGGAACCTATCTGGCCGAGGTGTTCGCCGGTATGAGCAGCCAGACGGAGGTGTTTCTGGGCGATGGTAAAAACAGTCCGGCAGTGGGCCTGTGTCCACAGTGCCTGCAAATGCGGCACCGTGTGCAGGTCGAGGCGGAACGTGCACCAGCAACGACAG AATTGCCTGCGGCACGCGATGATCTACCGGCAGCAGATGATGTGACGGCAGCACCGGGAGCCCGGACGGGCAATGAAGCGGTTGCTCTAGAAGATGAGCGTAAAGCGTCCTCCAATCACGAGAAACGAGATACGGGCAAATATTATGAATCGCTGACACGGCTGGAAACGGTTTTTGACGGTGCTCTGGATCCAACGAGTAATTACACCGGATTCCTGGAGGTTGTCG TAAAAACCGACAGCGGCAATGATGGACGCGACTACCTGTCGACTTTTAGCGAGTACTTCCAGGAAATGAATGCCGGAGCACCGATGGAGGGAGACGTGGACGGAAACGATTTGTCCTACATACTGAACATTGTGATTCAAGTCCTGCTGGCACTGATTGCCGTGGTGGTGATTGTGCTAATGGTGCTGTGCTTCCTGCACAAGCACGTCAGCAACAACATCGCACAGGAGGGAGAGGCGATCAGTTTGGGCGACTCGTTGAG ACGAGCCCTCTGCAATGGTGGCCGTGGTGTTAATGTTCATCATCGTCATTTGCTCGGTTCCAGCAGTGCCAAGCCGCCAGTGCTGCCGCCGATCTCGAAAGACGACCTGCCGAAGGCGTACAACGACAAGCACAAGGACTCGGACTACGGGTTCCAGCACGAGTTCGAGCTGCTGCCGGACAAGTTTGCCGACCGGACGACGAAGAACTCCGACATGAAGGAAAACATGCCCAAGAACCGGTACCCCGACATTAAGGCGTACGATCAGACGCGCGTAAAGCTCACGCCACTGAACGGATTGGCCGGCTCGGACTACATCAATGCGAACTTTGTCATCGGGTACAAGGAGCGCAAGAAGTTCATCTGCGCCCAGGGTCCGATGGATGCCACCATCAACGACTTTTGGCGCATGATCTGGGAGCAGCATCTGGAGATTATCGTAATGCTGACGAATCTGGAGGAGTACAACAAGACCAAGTGTGCCAAGTATTGGCCGGAAAGCACGAACGATTCCATCCAGTACGGCGAGCTGCTGATCACGTTCCAGTCGCTTACATACTACGCCGATTACATCATTCGCACGTTGAAG GTTACGAAACGGTCCGCCAGCTCGGGCGAGGAAACGTCTCGCGAGATCAGCCAGTACCACTATTTGGCGTGGAAGGATTTCATGGCACCGGAACACCCGCAAGGCATAACGAAGTTTATCAACCGAATCAACTCCGAATACTCGCTGCAGCGTGGTCCCATTCTGGTGCATTGCAGTGCGGGCGTCGGTCGCACCGGTACGTTTGTAGCGCTGGACACGCTCATGCAACAGCTGCAGGAGGAGGGCCAGGTGTTTATTTTCAACACAATTTGTGATATGCGATATCAAAGAAACTTCCTCGTCCAATCTTTG AAACAATACATCTTTTTGTACCGTGCACTGGCCGAGCTGGCGTACTTTGGAGACACGGAGATCGATCAAAAGTCGCTGGCCAGCACCATCGAAGCGCTGAAGCAGCCGTCATCGGAGAACGTCGAAATATCGCGACTTGAGCTACAGTTCCAG CGTCTAAAAGCGTTCCAAGAGGACACGCGCAAAACTACGACGATGGGCTCGAGCGAGGAAAACAAGGCGAAAAATCGCTCCGAATCGTGCATCCCGTACGACAAGAACCGCGTCATACTAGCCCCCATACCGGGCCGGGACAACTGCACCTACATTAATGCGTCCTTCATCGATGGGTACGATGACGAGAACAACTTCGTCATCACCCAGGACCCGATGGAGGATACCATTTTCGACTTTTGGCGCATGATATTCGAGCAACGCATCAAAACAATTGTCATGTTCTCGGAG ATCGGCGACGGTCCAAACAAGTGTCCCCGGTACTGGGCCGACGAGGAGATGAAGTACGAAAACCTGCTAGTGTCGTACATTCAGAGCGAGAGTGGCCCTTACTACACGAAGCGCGAGTTCACCGTCACCAACTGCAAAACCAACGACACGATCCACGTGACACAGTTCCAGTACAATGGATGGCCCACGGTGGAGGGCGAGGTGCCGGAGGTGACCCGCGGTATGATCGAGATCGTGAACCAGGCGCAGAAGCATAGCTCTCAGCAGCAGGACATTTTTACGATTGCCGTTCACTGCAG TCTCGGAACGGACAAAAGTTCTCTTTTCGTTGCCATGTGTATATTAGTGATGCAGCTGAAGACGGAGAAACGCGTCGATATTTGCACCGTGGTGCGAAAGCTTCGAGCACAACGTAGTTTAATGATACAGACATAT GCACAATATGAGTTCCTGCATAGGGCTATTGTAAATTTTGCTGATCTGTATAAAATATCGCTAGGCATCGTGAACGATTGTTGA